The following are encoded together in the Pirellulales bacterium genome:
- a CDS encoding RNA polymerase sigma factor: MKQTAGRASNREQAPAKGDMKEALAQELTKYASRMYRVALRMVGSADAAQDVAQDACVKALRNANQFDGRATLSTWLHRITVNCAHDHLRKSRQLDRQQGGCDHDATELLAMLDAGPAQRAEQTEMYRLAMALIANLPEDCRSAFQLTQLDGYTYDEAAAIENLSRGTVASRVHRARKILMEQIAHQRAGGMS, from the coding sequence GTGAAACAAACCGCGGGCAGAGCGTCTAACAGAGAACAAGCGCCAGCGAAGGGAGATATGAAAGAAGCTCTTGCCCAAGAACTGACCAAGTACGCGTCACGGATGTATCGCGTGGCGCTACGAATGGTTGGCAGCGCCGATGCCGCCCAAGACGTAGCGCAGGATGCTTGTGTCAAGGCGCTGCGGAACGCAAATCAGTTCGACGGCCGTGCCACGCTGTCCACCTGGCTGCATCGCATAACCGTGAATTGTGCTCACGATCATCTGCGCAAGAGCCGTCAGTTGGATCGTCAACAAGGCGGCTGCGATCACGATGCCACGGAACTGTTGGCCATGCTCGATGCCGGGCCAGCTCAACGTGCGGAGCAAACTGAGATGTATCGACTGGCTATGGCTTTGATAGCCAATTTACCGGAGGACTGTCGCTCGGCATTCCAGTTAACGCAATTGGATGGATATACCTACGACGAGGCCGCGGCGATCGAGAACCTTTCTCGCGGCACGGTCGCATCGCGCGTGCATCGCGCCAGGAAAATCCTCATGGAACAGATTGCTCACCAGCGCGCCGGAGGAATGTCATGA